The DNA segment CCAAGGTCCTGCTCTCATCAATGGGTGGAGCTGTATCCTCCACCCACTGGTAAAAACGGGACCCTACTTCTCCAGATTTCTGGGAATCTCGTGATTGGACGGGGTGACAGCAATGGTCGATTTGCcttcctctaaactttcatccTTCAAAATATGGTGCTCCACTGATTTCAGCATAGATGGAAGTTCCCCTCTAGCTCCCAGTGATTCTGAGCAACTATTTTTGgacctctactgtcagatgggaggagccagaatgtcagtagagagcctaattagcatacagGGTATTGAAACTGGAATGTCCGGCCCCTACGCTCAGCAACCGGAACAGAGCTCAGCGCGTCAGTCCAGATCCGCCGGGGAACCTTATCCACAAAAATCACACAATCTAACAATCCAATTTTTAAAAGTTGCATTTGTAATGTAATTTTTCCCGCCTCAATCTTCACTTTTTGAGGCTTTGGTTTAGTGGGAGGGGGAACAAATTGTCATAACCCAAAACATGGGCTGACTAggctaaggcccagttcacacttaTGGACAGACCTCTGATATTATAATAAGATTTGTTTGCACCAAAAGGACACTGAGGCTGCTTTCACAAGTGGCGATTTTACCTCCACGTGTGATCACAGGCGAAGCCCTTGGATCGCATCTtaaaaacgcaatcaaaacgcaacctgtgaccgcggcctaagagaAGACATTAACCAtccaagtgcaatgcattttgaactgatcaattgccatagaagagTTAGAACACGGTCATGACTCTTTTTCACGTGTGTTGTCTACTCGTGAAAATGCATCGAAAACATCAAAAAAGCatgtaaaaaacgcaaaatcgcaAATGACTCCTATCAAAAACTGAGTAAATATGCAGGCAAAAACCGTCAGTTTTTTTCACACATTGacatgatctgcaatgcaagtgtgaaagaggcattTGGGttatggcacacgtggcattttgaactcgtttttgggccgtttttaagcagtcagttaaaaactgcatgcattaaaaaacgcatcagtttttgacaggtttgaccaatgtTCTTAATTCAAACTGCGTTTTTGACGCCcttcttaaaaacgggccaaaaacacgttcaaaacgccacttgtgccatCATcctcagggcgtgttcacacattgcgttttgtcctgcgttttcattgcgtttgaaacgtattacaacagctgaggagaggtgatttgcctaattacattactgtttacatttgttaacacaatgttaacgcatgcattaacaaaacacatgcattaatgcatcgttaacacatgcgttaacattgcgtttacaatgcattttgtaaacggaacgttaactgtaatgtaattaggcaaatcacctcatctcagctgttgtaatgcgttttaaaacgcaatgaaaacgcaaacaaagcgcaacgtgtgaacgcgccctcagcggATTATTGTTTCAGCGACAGAAGATTATGACAGAGGTCCGGACACCGGTGTAAACTTTTCCTAATAGACTGCTAAGGAtccagggaaagctgagtgccaCCTCCTGATGTCATTGAAAGAGAAGTTATTGGATTCTCATTTTTTTTAGTTACAGATGTTTTCATAGTTTCGAATTTTGTTCAACTTGTTACAAGTTAAAAACCAAagaatgttttgaaaaaaaaatttaagtgacAAAACCTATTAAATATCTCTTACATTTCCCATATATTGGGTGAAATCTTTACACATCTTGCAAATTTTAAAATTTCCATGTGTACTAGGGCGTGCAGTCACGAAGGAGTTAACCTGTCATGGGCTGCACTGAGaagccatgggagggggcagGGTTGGATAGAgtcattctgtatgtgtgtgttcagGAAGCAAACAATAAGGTGCACTGCTGCTTTAAATGCTGAGGGCTGTGCGCTTGTAGAGCTCAGCCGGATCTGGAGCTCACTGATCAGTAGCTGGTGGCTCAGCCCTTGGTGAGGCTGCTTCACTCTGGCACAGCCCACTGTGGAGACACCAGGGCAAGGCGGACAACATGCTCCATCCATGGTGCCTCCTGAGCTAGTATCTGCAGACACCTTGGCTCGAGGAGGTGGGAGAGGAGGTTGTGCCTTGCATTGCTGCCTGGTAAGTTGGAAACTTCTTCGTTCTTCTGCTTCGTAAACCATGGAGACAATTTGCACTGTAATAGAccttcgctttttttttttttttggaagctgATCCGGCGCAGAAGTGGTTAAAACCACTTGCTGAAAATGAAAGCACTGCTTCCTCTCCCCTGGGGTGTATGCTTTCCTAGCACGACTCAGGTTTCAAAGCACCTACAACCTGCATCCAACAGGTGGAACGTGAATTCTCATGGCTACTTCTTCTCTTACAGGGAAATgggcaaccaggtggagaaactGACTCATCTAAGTTACAAAGAAGTCCCAACGGCAGATCCTACAGGTGTGGATAAGGATGACGGACCTAGGATCGGAGTCTCTTACATCTTCTCAGCTGATGATGATGACTTGGAGGAACCTGGACATGACCCGGACAAGCAAGGATCCAAGATCCAAGAGGATCTGCAGTACGATCACTGCAATGAGGTGGAGTGTTCGGTTTATTATAGGGATGAATGTATTTATGAAAAGGGGTTTGGGGCCGGGGACCAGATGAGCACTTATTCCCCGGAGAACCTATTGAATAAATGTAAGCCTGGGGATCTGGTGGAGTTTGTGGCCAAGAACCAGTATCCCCACTGGGTGGTGTACGTGGGCGACTTTCAAGTTGTACATTTATACAGACTGGAGATCACCAATAGCTTTATGACCGATGCCAGCCAAGGCCGGAGGGGCAGGATTGTCAATGACCAATATAAGTTCAAACCTCTGAGCCCTGAGATGGTGGTACAGAACGCCATGGAGCAGGTCGGGGCCAAAGACCAGGAGCTGAGCTGGAGGAACTCTGAGTGCTTTGCCGCTTGGTGTAGATATGGCAAAAGAGAGTTCAAGATCGGCGGTGAGATCAGGATAGGCAAACAACCCTACAGGTTAAAGATCCAGCTGTCGGAAAAGAAAAGCCACACGTTGGAATTTCAAAGCCTGGAGGATCTGATCATGGAACGGAGGAGGAACGATCAGATCGGGAAGGCGGCTGTTCTCCAGGAACTCTCCAACCACCTCCATGCTGACGATGAGGTCAGGACTGATCACAATGCCAACTGATGGATTAAAAGTGAAGGCTGCGAAATTGAGATGTTATAAGCCCCTTTGGGCTAATTCACTGCAGTTTTATTCAAATGGCTTGTGAAAGGAAAAGCTGATTAGTTCTGCTCTGACGTTAACCCTTTCCCAGGTTTACTGCAGCCACCCAGCTTTTCTTATTTCATAGATTCGGAGACCATGTCGTAAATTATTTGTCCGCAGGCGCTATTCACCCTGCGTCTTTATATCAACCCCCATCTAATCCCATGAATATGATTGATCTCTATActaatcattttttttctaatatctTCTGATTTGCACTTACTTTGCATTCCTAAAAACCAAATATTAGCACAGaaactttttgtatatatatattttttaattctgtTCTAACACGGTGAACAGCTCGATGGAGCTGTGAAGTTTTTCATAACCTAAAATGTCTTCTCTTAGCTTGGAATTTGCATAATGGTCACATTTCATGCTCGATAAAAATGATTTGTACACTTTAATTTTGGGAGATGGACTACTGGGctttgggggaaggggggggggagaggtaaATCATTGGTTCTCATCTGAAATCTAGTAAACATGGGGAAGACGCCGTAATTTTAATGGAGATGTGGCTGCAGTTTTTCTTGCCACGCTGATGCTGTGAGGAAATTTAACCCTTTGTGTGTGGTGGGGTTGCACTGGGCTCAATGGCTTGTCAAGTGAAATGGTCACAATGAGGGTGTTATTGGCTGGTTAGGGGGAAGACGTGTATCAAGGCATGAGAATTCCCCCCAGTGTTTGATGTCATATCCCCTAGTGTCCTATCTCCCTGAGGGGCTGTCTTCaatatgaaattttttttggagAAAAATAGAGCGAAAAAATTTCCAGTCTGAATTCGAGAACAAGCATGAAAAATtcatttgtgtgtggtttttttttttttttttttttttttctttttgatctgtgaaatatggattgtaTAGTGGCTTTATGTCCTGGACCTGACACTGGGCAGGGAGCCGGCTCCCAGAGCTGGGATGATGTGACTACCTGCTGCTGGATTGCTGCCCAGTACTGTGAACCTTATACATACAGTACTGGACCATAGGGGAAGGCAGTGACCACAATGCTCATCTATGATCCCAGTGATGATTATATATGACCTAATATGGTCCATATTTCACTGTATAAACACATTTGTGTGTAGCCACAAGTTGTAGTCCAGCTTACTTTAAAATTGCAGCAAAACTCCCAAATTTCTGAAAAATTGCAGCATTTTATTGcaataaattaaaattttatgtCCCTGTGCGTATAGGGATCTATGATTCTGTAAGTATCCAAGTGTTGTTGATATTTAAGTCGCAATTCCACATATAACCTCTGCATATGTGTCCTGTCTGGATGTGCCCTATAATGACCTGCTTATTCTGaatgatgcctaatggagaaacTTTACATACAGAGGACTTTGACCTAATTAGTGTCCTTAGTGTTGGATGGTATCCGATCCATATCTCATAGCACTGGTTATAAAGATAATTTATAGGGTCAAGTAAGTTCACACAGTAGGGGCATCGATAAAAACCTCTTATGGGTAATGTAAAGTTTTAGTCACTTATCCGAATTGGACCTGCAATCTATTATATAGCCATGGCCTGTCCTCCATACTGTTATACACATGCACTGGTGGTGGAGGGGCCTAGAAGccatagggggcccataaggtgtctctTCCCCATATGAGAAGACAAATACTATAGATGACAGATGCCTGGTACACCTTTTGCATTGCAGTCCAGGATCGGACCAAACCTTAAACCACCGGACTGAGCTGAACTGACTTCCTTGGTTTGGTCCAGTTCCGGCAGCACGTAGGGTTCAATTTTTCTAATTGAACCTGCTTGTGGGCTACACACCTAACTTCGTGTCTTTGCTTTTTGGGTTACGGAAACTTTTCTCCTATTTACAGCTCTGACTGTAGCAGTGTGTGACCTGTGGGGGTCACTCACCACTTACACCGCTTTTGTATGCCCGATTCTGATGCATTTCCACCCAAAAATCCACCAAAATggtattttgtttaaaaaaaattttttggcataATGGGCTGCTCTAAGGTCCTTTTTACTCAGTTTTAGATGTAAAGGAATGTTCTACATTTTCTTGGTGTAGAAAGGATTCAAAAGATTTTGTCAAAACTCCAGTCTTCACCCCATTGCTAATAGCAGCTGCGTGACCTCTATGGTTTGTCCGCCCTGTGTCAGATTTGGGTTCCTTTACCCTGCCATACACATATGATCCTAGCAGCCCTCACTCtgttaattcccccccccccccccccccccccctgggaaaTGGACTTTAAATCGGGTTATTTTCTGCTGGTCCACTGGGGCCTATTATTGTGTAAAAGCCTGGGCCCTCACCAGGGAATCCTCTGGTATTCTAGTGTGCAAGTCTGATACTGGGgaaaatttatcaaaagtgtctgagagcagaaacatatgataaatctcccccgtagtGGCAGACAATACAATTTTACCAGAattctattaaaatatataagTTATAGGTTTTATGTTATTCCAGACCTCTAGGCCTCACTTTTCACAACtgttgtccatagcaaccaatcacagcacagcttttatTTATTGAACagctctggtaaaatgaaagctgcgctgtgaCTGGTTCCTATAAAACATTGTTTACAATCAGGGGTTTTGTAGGTCTCCCTTATAAATCTAGTTCCCACATCTTAAAGGAATCTTCCACCTCTCCTAACATGTCAGGATTAGTAGATATTAGAGTTGTTATATTACTGAAACTGCCAAGTCTTTTATTCTGATGGTGTGAAAGGGGAAAAATAACTCATAGCAACCACTCACAACACGGCTTATATTTTTCAAGAGACCTATAGAAAATGAGAGCTGTGTTCTGATTGGTTTCTTGGGGGCATATTTCTGACAATGTCCCAATGTGTTGTGTTATTTCTTTAGTATTTTTCCTGAAAATGTATAAAGTATGTGGTGGCTTTGGTCAATAGGTGACAATGTCTGTCAACTCATTTATACATTTCCAGGAGTAATAGCAGAGGAATGGTTTAAGGAACTACATGTATAACCATATAATAAGGTATTTACTACAACTGAAAAGTCAGGAGAGGCGGCTATTCCATGTATATATTAAACTTTTGCAAATGCTTATCCTCCGTTATAGGCTGTATTGTTGTCCAGAGCTGAAATCTTCCTGCATTTCCTCCTTGTTCAGTGTCTGTGTGAATCTCACTATGTGGATTTTTAGGAAAAAGTTACAGGAATGTTTAGGACTGGTTACAATAGCAGCCAGAAGAATTCTGAATACAGCTCCGGAGTATAAAACAAATTGTCTTATGGTAATGAACAGGGACTAAACCTGCATTTACCAGTTTACTGCACACCGCTTCAAacttctccaaaaaaaaaaaaaggaataagggTGATGGTGTGTGACGTAAGTGCAGCGGTGTTAAGAGTTTATTCCAGGAAGCAAATGTTCCTGGAATAATCTACTACACTTAAAGCAAGTGCTACATCCCTTTTATTTTTAGGGCAATGTAATGTTTGTACATAGTGACTccactagcagaatagtgagtgcagctctggagtataatacaggatgtaactcaggatcagtacaggataagtaatgtcatgtatgtacacagtgactgcaccagcagcagaatagtgagtgcagctctggggtataatacaggatgtaactcaggatcagtacagggtaagtaatgtcatgtatgtacacagtgactgcacctgcagcagaatagtgattgcagctctggagtataatacaggatgtaactcaggatcagtacaggataagtaatgtcatgtatgtacacagtgactgcaccagcagcagaatagtgagtgcagctctggggtataatacaggatgtaactcaggatcagtacaggataagtaatgtcatgtatgtacacagtgactgcaccagcagcagaatagtgagtgcagctctggagtataatacaggatgtaactcaggatcagtacaggataagtaagatGACTGTAACAAgagattttattactttattttttctgtCACTTTTCAATCTGCATAAAGTAATGAGCCCAGTCATTGAAATTTATTTCACAATTTTCGCTGCTAGTTTTGCCGATTCTCTACTGACTATAATTACATCTCGGGGAGATTTATGACAAAACAATCGGGGCTTTATTAACTCGTATGTTATGGACCTGCTCTGCCTCTGCTGCTACCATCAGAGAAGAGTGGGTCTTAAAGTGTTATTATTGGGCCAGTTCTATTATATTTGACCCTGGGTCCATGTCTTTACTACTTCCAGGACCCAATGGTAAAACGGGAGATCTGCTGGATGCCTTGATACATGTCTTCTGGTGATGGGGATAATCGACAACTGTAATAAGTTACTGTGGAAGTTGTACGTTTCTGTGACCATTTATGTAAGATTGTCCTAAAAGGGGTGGGGATTGTGCAGACCCCGCCTTATAGTGGGCTGCTCAATATCTGATGGGGTGTGGCTTAAATGTTTTTGCTGGttcactttcaaaattgtattggTGTAAAGTTTGCATCAAACTATATCACCCAGTCCCCTTTCCTTCTCCATGTTTAAGCCCTCCCCCCCCCTTTCTCCAAAACAATAGATTGAGACCCAGTGTGCCCTCATATCCTGGAATGTAAGTCTCCAAAAAAACCTAAAGTGGGACACTCGTGTAGATATTGCAAATTATGTTTTTGTAGAAATCCTATTGTTTTTTCTctatttaaatataaatattttcttaCTGATATTTTTGAAAGATGCTGAAAAAAGTCATTAAATTTTGCAGTTTATAAAGTAAATTAATATATATCACAATGTCTGCGTCTATTCATTGATTTCCATGTTTGGTTAATGGACACTTTAAATGATTACATAAGCGAAGTCTGCCAAGGAGTGCGTGTGGCCGGAATGGAAGAAGGGAGTCATCGTGGGGACGGAGGGGGGTGTTATGTTACTCTGATCCAGAAGAGGGTAATGGAAACAGAAAGTGGAAGGTGCACAGGAGGTCTACTGTTCCTCAGGAAGGTGACCTCCCATTATCCTTCTTTTCAGTTATTTTTGTGCCGCTATAATAATGTAATGTTTATGGAACCTGACGAATACAAGTGTGAACTTGGCCTAAGCCACTGGAAAATATTTGCCAAAAGAGAAGAGTATGGAAGCCCCTTACAACGATTGGATTCTGTAAATGATACATTATGTATCTTGTGATTTTACCAGCTGTAAGGGGTTGGTTGAGAAATTTGGGGGTCAAAATGTAATGTATGTTGTGTTATTTTACTTCCCAAAAAAGAGCTTACCAGTGCATGCAGGAGTGGATTATAAtgccgtatatacccgagtataagccgagtttttctgcacaaaaaaaaatgtgctgaaaaacccaaattcggcttatactcaagtccaaaaaaaatcaaaactcacctttccaggtcttctgtgcgatccgtccggcagtggcggcaggTCCGTGTACCTGCAGCTGGTGAACGGATCGCACTGAAGACCCGTGgaggccgccggaaaggtgaggttttttttttttttttttttaaatcaactggCTGCACGACGAGACGAggaggccggctgtatactggggcagggggctggcaggctatatacactggtacagggggctggctgcatactggggcagggggctggcaggctatatacactggtacagggggctggcaggctatatacactggtacagggggctggcaggctatatacactggtacagggggctggcaggctatatacactggtacagggggctggcaggctatatactggggaggctgtgaccaatgtatttcccaaggcttatacttgggtcaataggttttaacagtttttttgtggtaaaattaggggccttggcttacactcgagtaaatGCGGTTTGAGCGATAGCCCATCCCCCAAGCCTTTTAGTGtgctcatggccacccaaaccacccactaaattttatgctgagaaggaccttcaccctggaaatcctcgtacatctgttcctgctctctatACACATGTTGCCAATTCCGGTTTTTGACAGCCTGGAACCCGTGGCACCCTTTACACACTTCAACTGCAACCAGTATTAGGTCCCATTCACACATTCaggtttctgatgcagtttttgatgtccaaaccaggagtgcagTGAAAATTAGAGGAGGAATAGCACCACTCAATGATTTCTGATTGTTATCCACACATGACTTTgactccaaaaactgcatctgaaaacctgagcGTGTGGACCACCCCTAGGCAGTCGCCTAGGGGTGCTGTCCAATTCTTGATTCCAGACAACTTCTTATTTTAAAATGTCTGCATGGGGCGTTTTATGGTATTGTAGCTCAGCTCAtggcttagtgggtagcacttctgccttgcagcgctgcggtcctgggttcaagtcccagggtcaacatctgcaaagagtttgtatgttctctctgtgtttccctctggtttcctcccgcactccaatacatattggtaggttgtttagagttttggacagggaccaatttgtcttgctttgtgcagcgctgcgtaatctgtgtgcgctaaataaagaattattattatctttatatgTAAAGGAGCAAAAGTGTAAAACTACACACAATCTACAAccaggcaagttttttttttcttagtcctggacaatccctttaaaccaaaattgtatatttcCACTTACTATTTGTAATCTAAGCCTGGCTTGCATGCACAATTACATGTGTGATTCCAGCCTGAACGTTTGACGTTGCGTGATCCGCCAGGTCTGTGACTGCACATATTTATAGGCTAAAGTTTAACCTTCTCAAAAAGTAAATATCCAAGGTCAGCAGGAAAGGAGCATTTACCTTTAATGTGtggactatgtatggtccaaaaATGTTTCACATGCCGAATAATTTTAGAATAAGAATATGACTAATAGATGTTTCCTGGGCACCAATTCATGTCCTATGTACGTCTTTATATTATTGGGAGTGAGTGAACCAGTAACCCAATttaaccccattaaactactgccccctcatgtatggtaaaaaaaggtaaaatcatGTGGAATTCCACCCATTTATTTGCTCCAagctcatgtgacaatgagcagagaagagtcatccctgagatgagtcaagtatagaggctgcaggggaagggTCACCACAGACACACCTAACTTTGGTTCTATAACACATAGAAACCTGCTTTTGGATTTGTATTAAAgacaactgcctgtatctcccgtTCTTTAGCTTACTGAGCCACAATAATATCTGAAAGAggacatttttattttcaatatgacACTAGTAATATGTTTCTAGCTACTATAAAACCAAAGATAGGGGCGGTTGAAATGACACTTCCCCCCACAGCCAATAAAACTGACTCAtcttgctcattgtcacatgactatgCAAAAAATGGAGGTGTATATACAaccccatatatactcgagtataagcctagtttttcagcacaaaaaatgtgctgaaaacccaaactaaaacccaaaatataggtttttccaggtttttgtggtagaattaggggcctcggcttatacttgggtcggcttatactctagtatatacggtatatatgaatGGATAAGATTTCATATAAAGAAGGGAATTCTAGAGGGAATGTCATCCCCCTACCAGAAGGGGCTGATTgtttaatgggaaaaaaaaaatctggtgacaggttgcatTGGACTTCCTGGGTGTCAAGGGGAGACCTCCTGTAACGCAACAAAGAGATGGATGAAGTCCAGTGCAATAGGGACCAGGCATAGCCATACCTAATTTATGTTTCTGGCCCCTTAAACAGGCTCCACACCGCTGTGGTCGGTCCTTGAAAAACGGACCATGCACTGGTTCGATTTTATAGAAGAGGATGGGACTCCAGGCATCACAGTGAtacatgatgcaaggaatccctgcttCCCTGGGGAATCAGCACCTGTTTTATGAAGTAGAAGGGACTAAGGCATCATATATGACTATGCCCAGGCCTCTGAACTGTATTTGATCCATGAAATCCTCTTTGTTTTTCACAGACTGTGCTACTCCATGATGGCGTGCTCCATCATCTTTTGTTTCCTATCAAATGCATTTGATCAGTTGTAATTATTACTCATGcaatattaatatacagctcGAGGTGAGTTgagcttcttgcctcaggcagcaagattggggggagggcagcatcagTAATGGagtcacctgctacaacctagggcagatttacttacccggtccattcgcgttctctgcggtggaaacgggtccgaccgggattcactaaggtagttcctccgacgtccaccaggtggcgctgctgtgctaaaGTTCCCCGATGCAcgctggaatgcactcaagttcaccggcctattcctagtgaaggtaagtgcaagtcccgcaacactttttgttttttaaatgcagcggtttttccgaatccgtcgggttttcgttcggccacgccccccgatttccatcacgcgcatgccggcgccgatgcgccacaatccgatcgaatgcgccaaaatcccggggcaatgcagggaaaatcgtcgcaaatcggaattatttgggtaacgcgtcgggaaaactgCGAATTCTTCACACCGAATGGAAGGGGCGCCATTCTATAACTCGCCTCATGCCGTAGAAAGTTTAGGTTCAACCCCAGTAATTTATTTACACCTTGAAGATAcggaattattttattttttgattcaTGCAAAGGGAGAACCTCTTATATCCGATTCATCCGCCCATAGACATCTGATCGCTTCTGTAAttcacaaaaacaatttgttagaACCTGCTAATGGCCTTCGAGCCGGAAACTGATTCGCAGACTGGATTCCTCCGGCTCCATCTTCTTCCGAACTTTCCATATTTACTATTTCTTCCGGTAAATATTTCTGTTTTCGTCATCCCAAGTTTCTGGTGTAAACTGAACGCCGTCTCCGGTTACCTGGTCGGACCGCTCTGCATTCCATCATGTGACAAGTCTGAGTCATGTGACATC comes from the Engystomops pustulosus chromosome 5, aEngPut4.maternal, whole genome shotgun sequence genome and includes:
- the LRATD2 gene encoding protein LRATD2; translated protein: MGNQVEKLTHLSYKEVPTADPTGVDKDDGPRIGVSYIFSADDDDLEEPGHDPDKQGSKIQEDLQYDHCNEVECSVYYRDECIYEKGFGAGDQMSTYSPENLLNKCKPGDLVEFVAKNQYPHWVVYVGDFQVVHLYRLEITNSFMTDASQGRRGRIVNDQYKFKPLSPEMVVQNAMEQVGAKDQELSWRNSECFAAWCRYGKREFKIGGEIRIGKQPYRLKIQLSEKKSHTLEFQSLEDLIMERRRNDQIGKAAVLQELSNHLHADDEVRTDHNAN